CGAGTCGTCGAAGAGGTAGCGCGAGACCCGTTCGAGCTCCTCACGACTCGTTCGCGCGAGGAAGCCCCGGTTCTGGGGTTTGACCAGCGAGTAGTGGCGCTCGGCCATCCCCTGATAGGTGAACAGCTTCCACGGGTAGCGCTCGATGTCGACCTCGCCGGACGTCGCCTCGGCGAGCGCCTCGCCGTCGACCCGCGGGTCGGCGGGATCGAGCGCGTCGAGGCGGTCCGGGTCGACCGCCGCGACCATCGGGTCGGGGTCGAGGGCGTCCTGAGCCGCCGCGAAATCCACCACGTCGTGGAAGTTCCGCCAGGTTACCCCCTCGACCCGCAGCAGGCGCTCGCAGACCTCACGGCGATTGACGGTGTTCTCGATGTACTCCCAGAGCTCCTTGCCGAGCTTGTAGGGGTTGAGTCCGGGAGAGGCGAGCACCCGCGCCTGGTGGTCGGCGTAGCTCAGGAACTCGTCGGTACCGGCGAAGGCCTCCTCGCCCATCATCATCGACTCCCAGTAGGCCGCCCAGCCCTCGTTCATCACCTTCGTCATCCGCTGGGCCGCGAAGTAGTAGGCCTCGCGCCGGAGGAGTTCGAGCACGTCGCGCTGCCAGTCGGTCATCTCGACGGCCTTCCCCGACTCGTCGTCGTAGGCCATCCCGTGCCGCCAGAAGAAGGCGAGGAGGTCCGCCTCGGGTTCGGGCGGTACCGTGGCCGACTCCTCCTCGGCGCGCTGGGCGTCGAGCCACTCGTCGTCGAAGACTTCCTCGACCACCGCCGATTCGAGGTCGAGCTCCGCGAGCTGGTCCGCGATGTCGTCGATCTCGATGTCGGCGGGTTCGTCGGCGCTCGCGCTCGCGAACGCCCGGTGGCGGTCGATGTTGGTGTCGAGACACTGGATGGTGTCGACCCAGCGCTCGACGGCCTCGCGTTCGATTTCGGGGTCGGCCATGTAGTCGGCGATGGTGTCGGCGTGGCGCGCCAGCATCGCCGCGGCGTTCGGCGTCCGTCCGCCGCTGAACAGCCCGAACCACTGGTTGTGGGCGAAGAAGTCGGCGTGGGCCTCGACGTGGGTGATCACCGCCTTCTGGTCGGCCAAGGAGTTCGACTCCTGGAGGAAGGCGTGGGCGGGGTCGTCGTTGTTGACGATCTCGAAGGCCTTCCCCCCGAGGAACTGGTTCTGTTTTCGCTGGCGGTCGTACTTCATCCCCCAGCGCCAGTGTGGGTATCGCGTCTGGAAGCCGTCGTAGGCGATGAGTTCGTTCATCTCGTCGTAGTCGACGATCCAGTAGTTGACGGCGTAGGGCCGGAGCCCGAGCTTCCGGGCGAGGTTCGCGGCCTCATCGACCGGCTCCTCGAGCGATTCGGCGATCCGCTGGGCGGTGATGCGGTCGGTGTTACTCATTGTCCTCGTCCTCGGTGTTCAGGATCGTCT
This genomic interval from Halococcus hamelinensis 100A6 contains the following:
- a CDS encoding SpoVR family protein yields the protein MSNTDRITAQRIAESLEEPVDEAANLARKLGLRPYAVNYWIVDYDEMNELIAYDGFQTRYPHWRWGMKYDRQRKQNQFLGGKAFEIVNNDDPAHAFLQESNSLADQKAVITHVEAHADFFAHNQWFGLFSGGRTPNAAAMLARHADTIADYMADPEIEREAVERWVDTIQCLDTNIDRHRAFASASADEPADIEIDDIADQLAELDLESAVVEEVFDDEWLDAQRAEEESATVPPEPEADLLAFFWRHGMAYDDESGKAVEMTDWQRDVLELLRREAYYFAAQRMTKVMNEGWAAYWESMMMGEEAFAGTDEFLSYADHQARVLASPGLNPYKLGKELWEYIENTVNRREVCERLLRVEGVTWRNFHDVVDFAAAQDALDPDPMVAAVDPDRLDALDPADPRVDGEALAEATSGEVDIERYPWKLFTYQGMAERHYSLVKPQNRGFLARTSREELERVSRYLFDDSRYATIEDALADVEYAAGWDRLFEIRESHNDVTFLDEFLTQEFVDDNDYFTYEFTRTTGDYRATSTDYEDVKKKLLLQFTNFGKPTITVHDGNYNNRNELLLAHHYNGVMLDLERTRQTLERVFNLWGRPVNLKTIVKELDDHDLEVAKRRQREPEPTERGKLIRYDGMDFSVEDLPWEAVEDIAATDVDYDTKPDEWLA